A portion of the Jaculus jaculus isolate mJacJac1 chromosome 5, mJacJac1.mat.Y.cur, whole genome shotgun sequence genome contains these proteins:
- the Rhou gene encoding rho-related GTP-binding protein RhoU gives MAPQQGRPALPPRCEPPPAPPVPPRRERGARGARGPGVPGGRGRAGGPEGRGVKCVLVGDGAVGKTSLVVSYTTNGYPTEYIPTAFDNFSAVVSVDGRPVRLQLCDTAGQDEFDKLRPLCYTNADIFLLCFSVVSPTSFQNVSEKWVPEIRCHCPKAPIILVGTQSDLREDVKVLIELDKCKEKPVPEEAAKLCAEEIKAASYIECSALTQKNLKEVFDAAIVAGIQHSDSQQQPKKCKSRTPDKVRDLSKSWWRKYCCLA, from the exons ATGGCCCCGCAGCAGGGTCGGCCGGCGCTGCCCCCGCGCTGCGAGCCGCCGCCCGCGCCGCCCGTGCCGCCTCGCCGGGAACGCGGGGCGCGCGGCGCGAGAGGACCCGGCGTGCCCGGGGGCCGGGGCCGGGCGGGCGGCCCCGAGGGGCGCGGCGTGAAGTGCGTGCTGGTGGGCGACGGCGCGGTGGGCAAGACCAGCCTGGTGGTGAGCTACACCACTAACGGCTACCCCACCGAGTACATCCCTACGGCCTTCGACAACTTCTCGG CTGTCGTGTCCGTGGACGGCAGGCCCGTGAGACTCCAGCTCTGTGACACTGCGGGACAG GACGAGTTTGACAAGCTGCGACCCCTCTGCTACACCAACGCAGACATCTTCCTGCTGTGCTTCAGCGTGGTGAGCCCCACCTCTTTCCAGAACGTCAGTGAGAAGTGGGTGCCGGAGATCCGGTGCCACTGCCCCAAGGCTCCCATCATCCTTGTCGGGACACAGTCGGATCTCAGAGAAGACGTCAAAGTGCTCATTGAGCTGGACAAATGCAAGGAGAAGCCGGTGCCTGAGGAGGCTGCGAAGCTCTGCGCCGAGGAGATCAAAGCCGCCTCCTACATCGAGTGCTCAGCCTTGACTCAGAAAAACCTCAAGGAGGTGTTTGACGCCGCCATTGTCGCTGGTATCCAGCACTCGGACTCTCAGCAACAGCCAAAGAAGTGTAAGAGCAGGACCCCAGACAAGGTGCGAGACCTGTCCAAGTCGTGGTGGAGGAAGTACTGCTGCCTGGCCTGA